A window of Cellulomonas wangleii genomic DNA:
GTCCAGCGGCGCGACCGGGGCGTCGGAGCCCAGGGCGAGCGGGACCCCGGCGGCGTGCAGGTCCGCGAACGGGAAGGCGCGGTCGGTGCGGCCCGCCCAGTGCCGGTCGGCGACGTCGCGGTCGTCGGGCAGGTGGGCCGGCTGGACGCTCGCCGTGAGCCCGAGCGCGGCGAACCGCGGGACGTCCGCGGGGTCCAGCAGCTGGGCGTGCTCGACCGACCCGCGCGCACCGGTCGCGGCGAACGCGTCGAGCACCAGCGTGTTCGCGGCGTCCCCGATCGCGTGCACGGCGCAGCGCAGGCCGTGCGCGTGGGCGTGCCGCAGCAGCGGCACCAGCTCGTCGGCCGGCACGGTGAGCACGCCGCGCGCCAGCGGCCCCTCGACGCCCGGGTAGGGGTCGTGGCACCAGGCGGTGCGGGTGTTGAGCGAGCCGTCGACGATGACCTTCAGCGGCCCCTGCGTGACGCGCGGCCCCGCCAGCCGGTCACCGGTGTGCAGGTCCTCGGCCACCACGCGGTCCAGGTACGGCTGCCACACGCCGGCGCGCACGCGCACCACCGGGTCGCCCGACGCCGCCCGGCGCCGCCAGGCCGTGACGTTGTCCGCGATCTCCAGGTCCACCACGCCGACGACGCCCCGGGCGGCCGCGGCGCGCAGCGCGTCCGCGACCAGCGCGTCCTGCACGTCGTCGGGCACGTGGTCGAGCGCCCCCATGAGCGGCATCCACTCGGCCTCCCGCAGGACCCCCGTCGGGTGCGCGGTCACGCCGAACAGCCGCAGACCCGCGCTCGACACCCACGCGCAGTGCAGGTCCCCCGAGACGAGCACGACCGGCACGTCGCCGGCGACGGCGTCCAGCAGCGCGGCGGACGGCACGTCGGGCCACGTCCCGTCGCGGAACCCGATGCCGACCAGGGGGCGGCCCGCGGGCGGCGGCTGCGTGCGCAGCCGCTCGGCGACGAGCCCCACCACCTGCGCGGCCGACCCCGCGCCGGACACGTCGAGCCGCCCCCGCGCGAGCGCCCACTGCGTCAGGTGCGTGTGCTGGTCCCACAGGCCGGGCAGCAGCAACCGGCCGTCGAGGTCGACGGCCTCGACGGCCTCGCCGGACAGGTCGACCGCACCGCCGATCGCAGCGACGCGGCCGTCACGGAGCACGACGTCGACGGGCGCCTCCTGCCCGAGCAGGCGCGCGCGTCGCAGGACGAGGGGGTGTGGGACCTCCACCGGACCTCCGGGACGTGGACGGGTGAGCCGCAGGGAGACTACGTCGCCCATCGTGCCTCCACCCCCCGGGCCCGGCGCACGTCGCCCCCCGAGCACCCCGGCGGCCCGCGGCGGACGTGGGTACCGTGGTCGGGGTCCGGTGGTCCGCTCGGGGGCAGGGGTGGCTGATGGGGTACGACCCGACGTTCCTGGGGCCGCTGGTCCCGCTGCCCCGCGCGCCGCAGGAGGTGCGCGAGCTCCCCGCCACGCACTTCACGGTGCTGCTGGACCCGGCCCGTCGGCTGGCCGCGGCCACGGCCGTCAACATCGACGGGGTCGCGCTGCTCGACGTCCCGCGCGACGACGACTGGCGCCTCGACGAGCGCGTCCCGCTGCAGGAGCAGACGGGCCCGGAGCTGTACGCCCGCAACGACCTGGACCGTGGGCACCTGGTGCGGCGGCGCGACCCGGTGTGGGGCACCCCGGGGGAGGCGGCGCAGGCGAGCCGGGACACGTTCACGTACCCGAACGCGGCGCCGCAGGCCTCGGGGTTCAACCAGAGCCGCGAGCTGTGGCTGGGCCTGGAGGACCACCTGCTGGAGCACGCCCGCGCGCAGCGGCTGCGGCTGTCGGTGCTCACCGGCCCGGTCCTCGCCGGGGACGACCCGGAGTACCGGGGCGTCCAGCTCCCCCGCCGCTTCTGGAAGGTCGCCGCGTGGTCGCTCGACGCGGGGCGGCGCCTGGCGTCCGCCGCGTTCGTGCTCGACCAGACGCCGCTGCTGCCGGCGACCGAGCTCGCCGCCACCACGCACGCGGCCGCCGAGGCCGACGAGCCGCCGCCGCTCGGGCCGTACCGCACGTACCAGGTGCCGGTCGCCGACGTCGCGGACCTCACCGGCCTCGACCTGGGCCCGCTGCCCGCCGCCGACGTGCTGGCCGTGACCGCCCCGCAGGAGCTGGCCTGGCGGGAGCTGGGTGCCCTGGACGAGGTCCGGCTGGAGGCCACCGCCTGACGGCCGCCCGACCGAGCGGGCCGAGCCGCTGCGGTCAGACGTCCAGCGGTCGGCCCGTCAGCCGCTCGTACGCCTCGACGTAGCGCTCGCGGGTGCGCTCGACGACGTCCGCGGGCAGCGGCGGCGGGGGCGCGTCGGACGCACGGTCCCACCCCGAGGCGGGCGACGTCAGCCAGTCCCGCACGTACTGCTTGTCGAAGCTGGGCTGCGACCGGCCCGGCTCCCACGCGTCGGCGGGCCAGAAGCGCGACGAGTCGGGCGTCAGGACCTCGTCACCGAGCGTGATCGCGCCGGACGTCGGGTCGGTGCCGAACTCGAGCTTCGTGTCCGCGAGGATCACGCCCCGCTCGCGCGCGACCCGCTCGGCACGCGCGTACACGGCCAGCGTCAGGTCGCGCAGCCGCTCGGCCGTCTCGGGTCCCACCGCGTCGACGACCACCGAGAAGCGCACGTTCTCGTCGTGCTCACCGAGCTCAGCCTTGGTCGCGGGCGTGAAGACCGGCTCGGGCAGCCGCGAGCCGTCGACCAGGCCGGCCGGCAGCGCGATGCCCGTGACCTCGCCGTCCACCCGGTACTCCGCGAGGCCGGAACCCGTCAGGTACCCCCGGGCGACGCACTCGACGGGGAACATGTCGAGGCGCCGGCAGACCATCGCCCGGCCCGCGACGGCGTCGGGCACGTCGGTGGACACGACGTGGTTCGGCACCAGGTCCGCGAGCTGCTCGAACCACCACAGGCTCAGCTGCGTGAGGACCGTGCCCTTGCCCGGGATCCCGGGGCTGAGCACGTGGTCGTACGCGGACACCCGGTCCGAGGCCACGACCAGCACGACGTCGCCGTGCTCGTCGCGCAGCGCGACGCCCGCCACCGAGTCGTCGGGCTCGTACAGGTCCCGGACCTTGCCGGAGTACACGTGCCGCCAGCCCGGCAGCGTGACGGTCGGGGCGAGGGGTGCGTGGGTCACGCGCACAGTGTGGCGCGCGGCACCGCCGTTGCGCGACGGACGACCACGTGGTGGTGCGGTCCGTCAGGCCTCCGCGACCGCCAGCGCGATGTCGGTCCGGTGGTGCGAGCCGGCGAGGGCCACCTGGTCGACCGCGACGTACGCGGCGCGGCGGGCCTCGCCGAGGGTCTCCCCCACGCCGACCACCGACAGCACACGCCCACCGTCGGAGACCAGCAGCGGGTCGTTGAGCGGGTTGTCCGGGTTCTCCGGGTCGTCGACCGCCGTGCGCACCGCCGTGCCCGCGTGCAGGACGTGGACGCCCGGCACCGTGTCGGCACCGTCGAGGCCGGTGATCGGGTCACCCGTGCGCACGTCACCCGGGTACCCGGCCGACGCGATCACGACCGTGACCGCCGCGTCGACGCGCCAGTGCAGCGGCTCGAGGGCACCGAGGCGACCCTGCGCCGCCGCCAGCAGGACGCCCGCCAGCGGCGTCGCGAGGCGCGCGAGGACGACCTGCGCCTCCGGGTCGCCGAACCGGGCGTTGAACTCCACGACGCGCACGCCGCGGCTGGTCAGCGCGAGGCCGCAGTACAGGACCCCGACGAACGGCGCGCCACGGCGGGCCATCTCGGCGACCGTGGGCCGCGCGACCTTCTCGACGACCTCGTCGACCAGGCCGTCGGGCGCCCAGGGCAGCGGCGAGTACGCGCCCATGCCGCCGGTGTTGGGGCCCTGGTCGCCGTCCAGCGCACGCTTGAAGTCCTGCGCGGGCACCAGCGGCACGACGTCGGTGCCGTCGCTGAGCACGAAGAGCGAGACCTCGGGGCCGTCGAGGAACTCCTCGACGACCACACGGCCGCCGTCCTTGGCCAGGCACGCGGCGGCGTGCTCGAGCGCCGCGGCGCGGTCGTCGGTCACGACGACGCCCTTGCCGGCGGCGAGCCCGTCCTCCTTGACGACGTGGGGGGCGCCGAACTCGTCCAGCGCGGCGGCGACCTCGTCGAGCGTGGTGGCGACGCGTGCAGCGGCCGTCGGCACGCCGGCGGCGGCCATGACGTCCTTGGCGAACGCCTTGGACCCCTCGAGGCGCGCGGCCTGCGCCGACGGCCCGAACACCGGGATCCCGGCGGCCCGCACCGCGTCGGCGACGCCCGCGACCAGCGGCGCCTCGGGGCCGACGACGACCAGGTCGACGCCGAGCGACGTCGCGAGCGCGGCGACGGCCGTCCCGTCCAGCGGGTCGAGCGCGTGCAACGTCGCGTGCTGCGCGATCCCGGGGTTGCCCGGGGCGGCGTGCACCCCGGTCACCTCCGGGTCGAGGGACAGCGTGCGGGCGAGGGCGTGCTCACGGGCACCGGTGCCGACGACGAGGATCTTCACGGGGCCCGACCCTACCTGCGCGGTGGCCACCGGGCAGCGGCGACCGCACCGGGACGCCGGACGGCGCTGCGCGCCGGTGCGCCTCAGCCCTCGCCGGGCCGTCCGTGGCGCACCGGGAAGACGTCGAGGTGCACGCGCACGCGGCGCGCCCCGTCGACGCCGTCCTCGCCGCGCGCGTCGCTGAGCTCCTTGTACTCGTCGACCACCTCGAGCACGCGCTCGATGAGGCGGCGGGTCTCGTCCTGCGTGAGGTCGAGGCCGGTGCTGGACATCACCTGCGCCTCCCAGGTGAGGTCGACGTCCTCGACCCAGGCAGCGAGCTCCTGCGACCGCTCCGCGACCATCGCCTGCATCACCGCGTGGGCGGACGACGCCGTGGCCGGGTCGACGAGCAGGTCGGCGCTGTCCATCGTGAACCCGACCGCGCGCCACCAGCGCTCGCGCCCCCCGGTGTGGTCGGGGTCGTCCTCGACGAAGCCGTGCCGCTCGAGCTGGCGCAGGTGGTAGCTGGTCTGGCCGCTCGACTCCCCCAGCGCGCGCCCCAGCATGCTCGCCGTCGCCGGGCCGTCGTTGCGCAGCGCCCGGTACATCGCCATGCGCAGGGGGTGAGCGAACGCCTTGAGGGCGTCGGCGCCGATGCTCGGGCCGCGCAGGGACTTGTCGTCCGTCATGTGCAGAGATACCTTTGCAGAGTCTTCTTTGCATAGAACGCTTTGCAGAGCGTCCTCTCACCCTAGCGAGGTCCCGATGGACAGCACCGCCACCACGACGCCGGACGCACCGCCCGCGCCCCCGCCCGCCGCCGCACCTCCCGCCCCCACCACCGGCGACCGAGGGCTGGGGCCGCGGTTCCGCGCGCTGCTCGTCGCGTCCGGCGCGTCGAACCTCGGCGACGGCATCCTCATGGTCGCCGTCCCGCTCGTCGCCATCGGGTTCACCCGGTCCCCGGGCCAGATCGGGCTGCTCACCGCCGCGACGTGGCTGCCGTGGCTGCTGCTCGGCATCGTCGCCGGCGTCGTCGTCGACCGCACCGACCGACGCCGCGTCCAGGTGGTCGCGCTCACCGCACGGGCCGTCCTGCTCGCCGGCGCGGCCTGGCTCGCCGTCAGCGGCGGCCTGACCCTCACCTGGCTGCTCGCGATCGTCCTCGCCTACGGCACGACCGAGGTCTTCGCCGACCTCGCCGCCAACGCGCTGGTGCCCGACCTCGTCACCACCGAGCAGCTGCCCACCGCCAACGGCCGGATCGTGTCGGTGCAGGAGGTGGCCAACACGTTCCTCGGCTCCCCCGCGTCCGGGGCGCTGCTCGCGCTCGGCACGGGCTGGGCGTTCGGGGCACCGGCAGGGCTGGCGGCCCTCGCCGTCCTCGTCCTGTGGCGCGGGCTGCGGGGCAGCTACAGCCACGCACCCTCGCGCGCGTCCGGCGAGGAGACGCCGGGGGTCGTCCGGCGCGCCCTGGCGGACGTGCGCGACGGTCTCGCGCTCGTCCTGCGGCACCGGGTGCTGCGCCCGCTCGTCCTCGCCGGTGCGCTCGTCAACCTGACCAGCACCGCCTACATCACCGTCTTCGTGCTCTGGGTCGTCGGCCCCGGGTCCCGGGTCGGTGTGCCCGCGACCGTCTACCCGCTGCTGCTCACGCTCGCCGCCGTCGGCGCCGTCCTCGGCTCCGCGCTCGTGGGCCCCGTGCTCGCGCGGACCAGCGAGGTGCGCGGGATGGTGGGCTCCTGGTCGGTCGCGTTCGGCACCCTCGCGCTGCCCGTGCTCGTGCCGCACCCGGTCGCGATCGGCGCGGCCCTGCTGGTCATGGGCACGTTCAGCACGATCGGCAACGTCGTGAGCCAGTCCGTGCGCCAGCGCATCGTCCCGCGCGACATGCTCGGCCGCACGGGCGGCGCCACCCGGACCCTGGTCTTCGGCCTGATGCCCGTCGGCGCCCTGCTCGGCGGTGCCGTCGCCGAGCGCTGGGGCATCGCCACGACGCTCGTGGGAGCCACCGTCGCGGCGCTCGCCGTCGCGGCCGGTCTCGCGGTCGCGATGCGCGGCGTGACGCCGGCGGACCTCGCCGCCCCGCAGCCCGGGACCCGCTGACGTCGCGGCGGGCCGGGCGCGGAGGGCTCAGCCCAGCAGCTCGTGCCGGATGATCGTCGCCTCGCGGCCCGGCCCGACGCCCACCGACGAGATGCGCGTGCCCGACACGTCCTCGAGGTACTGGAGGTACCGCTGCGCGGCCTTGGGCAGGTCGTCGAAGTCGCGCGCGCCGCTGATGTCCTCGGACCACCCGTCGAGGTACTCGTAGACCGGGCGGGCGTGGTGGAAGTCGCTCTGGTCGATCGGCATGTCCTCGACCCGGCGGCCGTCCACGTCGTACGCGACGCAGACCGGGATCCGCTCACGGCCCGTGAGCACGTCGAGCTTGGTGACCACCAGGTCGGTGAGCCCGTTGACCATCGAGGCGTAGCGCACGACGACCGCGTCGTACCAGCCGGTGCGGCGCGGACGGCCCGTCGTGGTGCCGAACTCGCCGCCGGTCTGCCGCAGCCACTCCCCGTCGACGTCCAGCAGCTCGGTCGGGAACGGCCCCTCGCCCACCCGCGTCGTGTACGCCTTGGCGACCGCGACCACCCGGTCGATGCGGGTCGGACCGACACCCGAGCCCGTGCACGCCCCGCCCGCGGTGCACGCGGACGACGTGACGAAGGGGTACGTGCCGTGGTCGACGTCGAGCATCGTGGCCTGGCCGGCCTCGAACACGAGCGTCCTGCCCTCGTCGAGCGAGCGGTTGAGGAACTGCGGGGTGTCCGCCACGAACGGGCGCAGCCGCTCCGCGTGGCGCAGCAGGTCGTCGAGGGTCTCCTCGACCGTGATCGCGCGCCGGTTGTAGACCTTCACCAGCAGGTGGTTCTTCTGGTCCAGGGCGCCCTCGAGCTTCTGGCGCAGGATGCCCTCGTCGAAGAGGTCCTGGACGCGGATGCCGATGCGGTTGATCTTGTCGGCGTACGTCGGGCCGATGCCCCGCCCCGTCGTGCCGATGCGGCGCTTGCCGAGGAACCGCTCGGCGACCTTGTCCATCGTCCGGTTGTACGGCGCGATGACGTGCGCGGCCGACGACACCAGCAGGCGCGAGGTGTCGACCCCGCGGGCCTCCAGCGCGTCGATCTCCTCGAACAGCACCTCGATGTCGACCACGACACCGTTGGCGATGACCGGGACCACGCCCGGCGTGAGGATCCCCGAGGGCAGCAGGTGCAGGGCGTACTTCTCGCCCTCGATGACGACCGTGTGCCCGGCGTTGTTGCCGCCGTTGAACTTCACGACGACGTCGGTGCGGTCACCGAGCTGGTCGGTCGCCTTCCCCTTGCCCTCGTCACCCCACTGGGCTCCGAGCACCACGACGGCCGGCATGACGATCACCACTCCCAGGCTGCCTGCGGTGCGGCTCAGCCCGCAGACGGGCGCGAGCGGGCTCGCGGCGCGGGTGACCCCAGCACGCGCGGCAGTGAACGCGTACCACCGGGAAGGGTACCGGAGCGCCGCGCGGCCACGGTCGGGACGGGTCCCCGGCCGGTTCCGGGCGGGGACCCGAACAGGCCCGGCCCGCCCGCCGCGGACGGCTCACCGCAGCGCGGCGACCTCCTCGGCCGACGTGCCGCAGTCCCGCAGGAACGTGCGGCAGCGCTCGCCCTCGGCCGTCTCGCCGATCGCGTCCGCGGCGCCTGCGAGCGCGAGCAGCGCCCGCAGGAAGCCCTGGTTCGGTTCGTGCGCGACCGGGACCGGGCCGCGGCCGCGCCAGCCGGCGCCCCGCAGCGCGTCCAGGCCGCGGTGGTAGCCGGTGCGGGCGAAGGCGTAGGCCGTGACGGGGTCGGCCGCGCGCTCCGCGAGCAGCGCCCAGACCAGGGACGACGCGGGCGCCAGGGGCACGACGTCGCGCGGGTCGGTGCCCGCGGCGAGCGCGGCCCGGGCCGTCGCGTCGGCGCCGTCGGCGGGCAGCAGCGTCGGGGGCGGTCCGTCCAGCAGGTTCTCGTGGGTCATGGCGCCAGTGTGCACCGCGGTGCGCGGCGGGAGGTCGCCGGGCACCGCACCGACGACCGGGCACGCTCGGGCGGACCCCGCGGGGCACGACCGGACCGGCCGGGCGAACCGGGACGAGCCGGGCGTGCGCTCGCACGTCGCGGGACCCGCGACTACAGTCGAACGGCCGACCAGTACCCGCCCCCGCGCCCCCCTCCCCGGTCGGTACGGAGCACAGGACCCATGATCGAGATCTCGACATCGTCCACGACCACGACCCTCGTCGTGGCGGGCGACCTCGACCTGGCCGAGCGCGACCAGTTCCCCGAGGTGACGGCGCGCGTCGTCGGGCTGCGTCGTCAGCTGCTCGTCATCGACATGTGCCGGGTGACCTTCATGGACTCCACGGGCGCGGCGTTCCTCATCTCGCTGGCCGACGCGGGGCGTCGACGCGGCGGCGCCACGGTGCTGCGCGGTGCGGCCGACCGGGACCTCTTCGTGCTGGAGATCTGCGGCGCGCTCGAGCTGTTCCGCATCGACGCGGACCACCGCTGCGAGCTGGGCGCCGAGGCGGCCCTGACCCCCGAGGACGCCCCCGCCCCCGCCTGAGCCCGAGCTCGGGCAGGCACGCGAAGGCCCGCCTGCCGGACGACCGGTCGGCGACCCCCGCCGCGCGACCGCCCTCAGGCGTGCCGCGCCGACGCGGGCAGTGACCCCGGGCGCACCTTCGCCCACACGACCTTGCCGCCGCGCGACTGCCGCCACCCCCAGTCGGCGAGCCGCTCGACGATCTGCATGCCGAAGCCCCCCACGCGGCCGGGGTGACCGTCGGTCGTCACCGGCGGGGTCGGGTTGGCGTCCTCGACCTCGATGCGCAGCCCGTCGCCCGTGTCGTACAGCTGCAGGGCCACGTGCCCCCAGCCGTGCAGGACGGCGTTGGCCACCAGCTCGGAGACCACGAGCTCGGCGTTGGCGGCGTCGGGGATCTCCCACGCCTGGCAGGTGCGCACCACCGCGTGGCGGGCCCGGCCGATCGACGCCGGCTCGCTGGGCAGCGCCCACCGCCGCCGCCGCGGCGAGACGGCTCCCGCCAGGTGGTCGTCGGTGCCGGGCACACGCAGGACCACGACGGCGACGTCGTCCTCCGGGTGGTCCGCGAGCCGCGAGAGCAGGTCCTCGCCGATGCCCGCGGCGTCCCGCGCGGTCACGGCGGCGGCCACCGTCTCCAGCTCCTCCAGCCCGGCCCGCAGGCTGCGGTCGCGACGCTCGACCAGCCCGTCGGTGTAGTAGACGACGACGTCACCCGGTGCGAGCTCGACCTCGTCCGTCGCCCGCCCGCCCTCGCCGAACCCGACGAGCCGACCACCCGTGCCGCGCAGCAGCCGGGTGCGCCCGTCGCGCACGTGCAGCAGCGGCAGGTGCCCGGCGCGGGAGTAGCGCAGCGTCCAGCAGCCGCCCTCGCCGCGGACCAGCG
This region includes:
- a CDS encoding adenylosuccinate synthase; translated protein: MPAVVVLGAQWGDEGKGKATDQLGDRTDVVVKFNGGNNAGHTVVIEGEKYALHLLPSGILTPGVVPVIANGVVVDIEVLFEEIDALEARGVDTSRLLVSSAAHVIAPYNRTMDKVAERFLGKRRIGTTGRGIGPTYADKINRIGIRVQDLFDEGILRQKLEGALDQKNHLLVKVYNRRAITVEETLDDLLRHAERLRPFVADTPQFLNRSLDEGRTLVFEAGQATMLDVDHGTYPFVTSSACTAGGACTGSGVGPTRIDRVVAVAKAYTTRVGEGPFPTELLDVDGEWLRQTGGEFGTTTGRPRRTGWYDAVVVRYASMVNGLTDLVVTKLDVLTGRERIPVCVAYDVDGRRVEDMPIDQSDFHHARPVYEYLDGWSEDISGARDFDDLPKAAQRYLQYLEDVSGTRISSVGVGPGREATIIRHELLG
- a CDS encoding DUF3151 domain-containing protein, coding for MTHENLLDGPPPTLLPADGADATARAALAAGTDPRDVVPLAPASSLVWALLAERAADPVTAYAFARTGYHRGLDALRGAGWRGRGPVPVAHEPNQGFLRALLALAGAADAIGETAEGERCRTFLRDCGTSAEEVAALR
- a CDS encoding winged helix-turn-helix domain-containing protein, whose amino-acid sequence is MTDDKSLRGPSIGADALKAFAHPLRMAMYRALRNDGPATASMLGRALGESSGQTSYHLRQLERHGFVEDDPDHTGGRERWWRAVGFTMDSADLLVDPATASSAHAVMQAMVAERSQELAAWVEDVDLTWEAQVMSSTGLDLTQDETRRLIERVLEVVDEYKELSDARGEDGVDGARRVRVHLDVFPVRHGRPGEG
- a CDS encoding phosphoribosylaminoimidazolesuccinocarboxamide synthase, whose product is MRVTHAPLAPTVTLPGWRHVYSGKVRDLYEPDDSVAGVALRDEHGDVVLVVASDRVSAYDHVLSPGIPGKGTVLTQLSLWWFEQLADLVPNHVVSTDVPDAVAGRAMVCRRLDMFPVECVARGYLTGSGLAEYRVDGEVTGIALPAGLVDGSRLPEPVFTPATKAELGEHDENVRFSVVVDAVGPETAERLRDLTLAVYARAERVARERGVILADTKLEFGTDPTSGAITLGDEVLTPDSSRFWPADAWEPGRSQPSFDKQYVRDWLTSPASGWDRASDAPPPPLPADVVERTRERYVEAYERLTGRPLDV
- a CDS encoding amidohydrolase, which gives rise to MEVPHPLVLRRARLLGQEAPVDVVLRDGRVAAIGGAVDLSGEAVEAVDLDGRLLLPGLWDQHTHLTQWALARGRLDVSGAGSAAQVVGLVAERLRTQPPPAGRPLVGIGFRDGTWPDVPSAALLDAVAGDVPVVLVSGDLHCAWVSSAGLRLFGVTAHPTGVLREAEWMPLMGALDHVPDDVQDALVADALRAAAARGVVGVVDLEIADNVTAWRRRAASGDPVVRVRAGVWQPYLDRVVAEDLHTGDRLAGPRVTQGPLKVIVDGSLNTRTAWCHDPYPGVEGPLARGVLTVPADELVPLLRHAHAHGLRCAVHAIGDAANTLVLDAFAATGARGSVEHAQLLDPADVPRFAALGLTASVQPAHLPDDRDVADRHWAGRTDRAFPFADLHAAGVPLALGSDAPVAPLDPWLAIDAAVWRTGDDRPSWHPEQAVDVRTALASSVDGRPLGLRTGDPADLVVLDDDPVALAATPGAVRDVRVTGTLVAGTWAHAAL
- the purD gene encoding phosphoribosylamine--glycine ligase — encoded protein: MKILVVGTGAREHALARTLSLDPEVTGVHAAPGNPGIAQHATLHALDPLDGTAVAALATSLGVDLVVVGPEAPLVAGVADAVRAAGIPVFGPSAQAARLEGSKAFAKDVMAAAGVPTAAARVATTLDEVAAALDEFGAPHVVKEDGLAAGKGVVVTDDRAAALEHAAACLAKDGGRVVVEEFLDGPEVSLFVLSDGTDVVPLVPAQDFKRALDGDQGPNTGGMGAYSPLPWAPDGLVDEVVEKVARPTVAEMARRGAPFVGVLYCGLALTSRGVRVVEFNARFGDPEAQVVLARLATPLAGVLLAAAQGRLGALEPLHWRVDAAVTVVIASAGYPGDVRTGDPITGLDGADTVPGVHVLHAGTAVRTAVDDPENPDNPLNDPLLVSDGGRVLSVVGVGETLGEARRAAYVAVDQVALAGSHHRTDIALAVAEA
- a CDS encoding DNA/RNA non-specific endonuclease; translation: MGYDPTFLGPLVPLPRAPQEVRELPATHFTVLLDPARRLAAATAVNIDGVALLDVPRDDDWRLDERVPLQEQTGPELYARNDLDRGHLVRRRDPVWGTPGEAAQASRDTFTYPNAAPQASGFNQSRELWLGLEDHLLEHARAQRLRLSVLTGPVLAGDDPEYRGVQLPRRFWKVAAWSLDAGRRLASAAFVLDQTPLLPATELAATTHAAAEADEPPPLGPYRTYQVPVADVADLTGLDLGPLPAADVLAVTAPQELAWRELGALDEVRLEATA
- a CDS encoding STAS domain-containing protein, yielding MIEISTSSTTTTLVVAGDLDLAERDQFPEVTARVVGLRRQLLVIDMCRVTFMDSTGAAFLISLADAGRRRGGATVLRGAADRDLFVLEICGALELFRIDADHRCELGAEAALTPEDAPAPA
- a CDS encoding MFS transporter, with the translated sequence MDSTATTTPDAPPAPPPAAAPPAPTTGDRGLGPRFRALLVASGASNLGDGILMVAVPLVAIGFTRSPGQIGLLTAATWLPWLLLGIVAGVVVDRTDRRRVQVVALTARAVLLAGAAWLAVSGGLTLTWLLAIVLAYGTTEVFADLAANALVPDLVTTEQLPTANGRIVSVQEVANTFLGSPASGALLALGTGWAFGAPAGLAALAVLVLWRGLRGSYSHAPSRASGEETPGVVRRALADVRDGLALVLRHRVLRPLVLAGALVNLTSTAYITVFVLWVVGPGSRVGVPATVYPLLLTLAAVGAVLGSALVGPVLARTSEVRGMVGSWSVAFGTLALPVLVPHPVAIGAALLVMGTFSTIGNVVSQSVRQRIVPRDMLGRTGGATRTLVFGLMPVGALLGGAVAERWGIATTLVGATVAALAVAAGLAVAMRGVTPADLAAPQPGTR